A genomic window from Caldicellulosiruptor kronotskyensis 2002 includes:
- the atpA gene encoding F0F1 ATP synthase subunit alpha: protein MVDVTIRPDEIASIIKEQIKNYEKKIDTSDVGVVIMSGDGIARIHGLDNCMAGELLEFPNGVYGMALNLEEDNVGCVILGNDKEIKEGTIVKRTGRVVEVPVGEELLGRVVNALGQPIDGLGPINAKKFRPVERIAPGVIEREPVNTPLQTGIMAIDAMIPIGRGQRELIIGDRQTGKTAIAIDTIINQKDQGVYCIYVAIGQKASTVAQIVHTLKEYGAMDYTIVVSATASDSAPLQFLAPYAGCAMGEEFMESGKDALIIYDDLSKHAVAYRAMSLLLRRPPGREAYPGDVFYLHSRLLERAAKLNAERGGGSLTALPIIETQAGDVSAYIPTNVISITDGQIYLESELFYAGVRPAINAGISVSRVGGKAQTKAMKKVAGRLRLDLAQYRELEAFAQFGSELDKSTRERLAQGQRIVETLKQPQYKPLPVWHQVVILYSAINGYLMDIEVSKVREFNEKLVQYISANYPQIFDSIKETKDLTPETEELLKKVIVEFKERFKSNK from the coding sequence ATGGTTGATGTAACAATTAGACCAGATGAAATTGCTTCAATTATAAAAGAGCAAATTAAAAACTATGAAAAAAAGATTGACACAAGTGATGTCGGTGTTGTCATAATGTCAGGTGACGGTATTGCAAGAATACATGGTCTTGACAACTGCATGGCTGGTGAACTTTTAGAATTTCCTAATGGAGTTTATGGAATGGCTCTCAATTTAGAAGAGGACAATGTTGGGTGTGTCATACTTGGAAATGATAAAGAAATAAAGGAAGGTACCATTGTAAAAAGGACAGGTAGAGTTGTTGAGGTGCCTGTAGGAGAAGAACTTTTAGGAAGAGTTGTAAACGCTCTGGGACAACCTATAGATGGTCTTGGGCCCATCAATGCCAAAAAGTTTAGACCAGTAGAAAGAATAGCACCTGGCGTAATAGAAAGAGAACCTGTTAACACGCCTCTTCAGACAGGTATAATGGCTATTGACGCTATGATTCCTATAGGAAGAGGGCAAAGAGAGCTTATAATTGGTGATAGGCAAACTGGTAAAACTGCAATTGCAATAGATACGATTATAAACCAGAAAGATCAGGGTGTTTATTGCATCTATGTGGCAATTGGGCAAAAGGCCTCTACAGTTGCTCAGATAGTCCATACCTTAAAAGAATACGGTGCGATGGATTATACCATTGTTGTTAGTGCAACTGCAAGTGATTCTGCTCCTCTTCAATTCTTAGCTCCATACGCAGGTTGCGCGATGGGAGAAGAGTTTATGGAGTCGGGCAAAGATGCACTCATTATATACGATGACCTTTCTAAACACGCTGTTGCATACAGGGCAATGTCTCTTTTACTAAGACGTCCACCTGGAAGAGAAGCTTATCCTGGTGATGTGTTTTACTTACATTCAAGACTTTTGGAAAGAGCGGCAAAACTGAATGCTGAGCGTGGAGGCGGATCTCTTACCGCACTGCCAATAATAGAAACTCAAGCAGGTGATGTTTCAGCATATATTCCTACAAATGTCATTTCAATTACAGATGGGCAGATATACCTTGAAAGTGAATTATTCTACGCAGGGGTAAGACCTGCGATAAATGCTGGAATATCTGTGTCAAGAGTTGGTGGGAAAGCTCAGACAAAAGCTATGAAAAAGGTTGCAGGAAGGTTAAGGCTTGATCTTGCTCAGTACCGTGAGCTTGAGGCTTTTGCTCAGTTTGGTTCAGAACTCGATAAGTCAACGCGAGAAAGGCTTGCTCAGGGACAAAGAATTGTAGAGACGTTAAAACAGCCACAGTACAAGCCACTTCCTGTATGGCATCAGGTGGTGATTTTGTACAGTGCAATAAATGGTTATCTGATGGATATAGAAGTTTCAAAGGTCAGGGAATTTAATGAGAAGCTTGTACAGTATATATCAGCAAACTATCCCCAGATATTTGATTCTATAAAAGAGACAAAGGATTTGACACCTGAAACAGAAGAGCTTTTGAAGAAGGTCATAGTAGAGTTCAAAGAGAGATTTAAGAGTAACAAGTAG
- the atpG gene encoding ATP synthase F1 subunit gamma: MANKTRWIKSRIRSVNETKKITRAMYLISASKVKRLRDRLDSTRPYFEKVNEFMKDLILHGIKTPHILFEGSYKEGKKKIGVIVISGDKGLCGGYNANVLKSTISLYENLAKEADVTFFPVGVVGRNFLVRHGYQVEEDFNYQTQSVSVKFARLISQKIVKKYYTGEVHEVYIIYTKLVSTIRQEVTVKKLLPLDKTEFGIEDDKSDEMIIYEPDPVSVLDIVIYEYIKGIIFGAMMDSYVSELAARMTAMDNATKSADEMIQKLILKLNRERQAVITQEISEIISGAAALK, translated from the coding sequence ATGGCGAACAAAACAAGATGGATAAAATCAAGGATCAGAAGTGTCAATGAAACAAAAAAGATAACAAGGGCAATGTATCTTATCTCTGCATCAAAGGTGAAAAGGCTCAGAGATAGACTCGATAGCACAAGACCTTATTTTGAAAAGGTAAATGAGTTTATGAAAGATCTGATTTTACATGGAATAAAAACCCCGCACATTCTTTTTGAAGGGTCGTATAAAGAGGGGAAGAAGAAAATAGGAGTTATAGTTATCAGTGGCGACAAAGGGTTATGTGGTGGGTATAATGCAAACGTTCTGAAAAGTACAATCAGCTTATATGAAAATTTAGCGAAAGAAGCGGATGTGACGTTTTTTCCTGTAGGTGTGGTAGGTCGAAACTTTTTAGTTCGTCATGGATATCAAGTTGAAGAAGATTTTAATTATCAAACACAGTCTGTTTCTGTAAAGTTTGCAAGACTCATTTCGCAAAAGATTGTGAAAAAATATTATACTGGTGAAGTTCATGAAGTTTACATCATTTACACAAAACTTGTTTCAACCATAAGACAAGAAGTTACTGTCAAAAAGCTTTTGCCTCTCGATAAGACAGAATTTGGTATAGAAGATGACAAAAGCGATGAGATGATAATCTACGAGCCAGACCCAGTTTCTGTACTTGACATCGTTATTTATGAATACATCAAAGGAATTATCTTTGGGGCTATGATGGACTCATATGTGAGTGAACTTGCTGCAAGGATGACAGCAATGGACAATGCAACAAAAAGTGCTGATGAGATGATACAAAAACTTATTTTAAAACTCAACAGAGAACGTCAGGCTGTGATTACCCAAGAAATTTCAGAAATTATAAGTGGTGCTGCAGCTTTGAAATAA
- the atpD gene encoding F0F1 ATP synthase subunit beta, which translates to MEQNVGYVVQIIGPVIDIRFESENLPAINNAIEIHFDGKKLVAEVAQHLGNDTVRCVALGSTDGLRRGVKAIDTGGPIKVPVGRGTLGRIFNVLGEPIDNKGEVVASDYWPIHRSAPSFEEQVPAVEIFETGIKVIDLLAPYAKGGKIGLFGGAGVGKTVLIMELIRNIATEHGGFSIFTGVGERTREGNDLWLEMNESGVIEKTVLVFGQMNEPPGARMRVALTGLTMAEYFRDVEGQDVLLFIDNIFRFIQAGSEVSALLGRIPSAVGYQPTLANEVGALQERITSTKKGSITSVQAIYVPADDLTDPAPATTFAHLDATTVLSRQIAELGIYPAVDPLDSTSRILDPRIVGEEHYYVARTVQQILQRYKELQDIIAILGMDELSEEDKLIVYRARKIQRFLSQPFFVAEAFTGRPGRYVKLKDTIRGFKEIIEGKMDHIPEQYFYMVGTIDEVYENYEKDMKSK; encoded by the coding sequence ATGGAACAAAATGTAGGGTATGTCGTCCAGATTATAGGACCTGTTATTGATATACGATTTGAGAGTGAAAATTTACCAGCCATCAATAATGCTATTGAAATTCACTTTGATGGTAAAAAACTTGTTGCTGAAGTTGCTCAGCATCTCGGGAATGACACTGTTCGATGTGTGGCTTTGGGTTCAACAGACGGACTTAGAAGAGGTGTAAAGGCAATAGACACAGGTGGACCTATTAAAGTACCTGTGGGGAGAGGAACGCTGGGTAGGATATTTAATGTATTGGGAGAGCCTATTGACAATAAAGGTGAAGTAGTAGCTTCAGATTACTGGCCCATTCACAGAAGTGCACCGTCGTTTGAAGAACAGGTACCTGCAGTTGAAATTTTCGAAACGGGTATAAAAGTTATTGATCTTTTAGCTCCGTACGCAAAAGGTGGTAAGATAGGACTTTTTGGCGGTGCGGGCGTTGGTAAGACTGTCCTTATAATGGAGCTTATAAGAAATATAGCAACAGAGCACGGGGGTTTTTCAATTTTCACAGGTGTGGGTGAAAGGACAAGAGAAGGTAACGACCTTTGGCTTGAGATGAATGAGTCTGGTGTTATAGAAAAGACTGTATTGGTGTTTGGTCAGATGAACGAGCCGCCTGGGGCAAGAATGAGAGTAGCTCTGACCGGGCTTACCATGGCAGAATATTTCAGAGATGTAGAAGGGCAAGATGTTCTTTTGTTCATTGACAATATCTTCAGGTTCATCCAAGCAGGATCTGAAGTGTCAGCGCTTTTAGGAAGAATTCCTTCGGCAGTTGGGTATCAACCAACACTTGCAAACGAGGTAGGGGCATTACAGGAAAGAATAACATCTACAAAAAAAGGCTCAATTACATCTGTTCAAGCAATATATGTACCTGCAGACGATTTAACTGATCCAGCACCTGCTACAACTTTTGCTCATTTGGATGCAACAACAGTTTTGTCAAGACAGATTGCTGAGCTTGGAATATATCCTGCGGTTGATCCTCTTGATTCAACCTCACGTATACTTGATCCGCGAATTGTGGGAGAAGAACACTATTATGTTGCAAGGACTGTGCAGCAAATACTTCAAAGATATAAAGAGCTGCAGGACATTATTGCTATTTTGGGTATGGATGAGCTATCAGAAGAAGATAAACTGATTGTCTACAGAGCAAGAAAAATTCAGAGATTTTTGTCACAGCCATTCTTTGTTGCTGAAGCTTTCACAGGAAGACCTGGAAGGTATGTGAAGCTGAAAGACACTATAAGAGGGTTCAAAGAGATAATTGAAGGGAAGATGGATCATATTCCTGAACAGTATTTCTACATGGTAGGAACAATAGATGAGGTATATGAAAACTACGAAAAAGACATGAAAAGCAAGTAA
- the atpC gene encoding ATP synthase F1 subunit epsilon — protein MAEFELEVLQPERVFFKDKVEMIVLRTIDGEIGIMANHQPIVVPIGIGKLRIKKDGKWREAAIAGGLLEVKNNKATILSDAVEWPEEIDRQRALLAKERAEKRLEQKLPPDEYERYRAALYRALNRLKLAEENKKEI, from the coding sequence ATGGCTGAATTTGAATTAGAGGTTCTCCAGCCTGAAAGGGTATTTTTTAAAGATAAGGTTGAAATGATAGTTTTGAGAACAATAGATGGTGAAATAGGTATTATGGCAAACCATCAGCCTATTGTTGTTCCCATTGGTATTGGAAAGTTGAGGATAAAAAAAGATGGAAAGTGGAGAGAAGCAGCCATTGCTGGTGGTTTGCTTGAGGTAAAAAATAATAAGGCAACAATATTGAGTGATGCTGTAGAGTGGCCAGAGGAAATAGACAGACAAAGAGCACTTTTGGCAAAAGAAAGGGCAGAAAAGAGACTTGAGCAGAAACTTCCTCCTGATGAATATGAAAGGTACAGGGCAGCACTGTACAGAGCACTAAACAGGCTAAAACTTGCCGAAGAAAATAAAAAGGAGATATAA
- a CDS encoding DUF5685 family protein gives MFGYVVPYKPELKVREYEYYKAVYCGICLQTRKIGNLPRVFLNYDFVFLYLVLKEHFKVKDELGKTRCIAHPLKERFFLKPNEILEYVSNQMVFLSFFKLYDNILDEKNVFSYIPYSILKLYINKITKSHREPFEKIKELFKKQMSLEKNGYKSIDELAHNFGNILAEIFAYNDQELLKQIGYYTGVWVYIIDAIDDYIDDVKKKRYNCLKYHFEKCRQDKRLFEYELSILKVSLENYLAILSDYIKGYNNSILDNIVQVGMYSKTQQVLERFTTNFFKELKE, from the coding sequence GTGTTCGGATATGTGGTTCCTTATAAGCCAGAACTAAAAGTGCGAGAATATGAATATTACAAGGCAGTTTACTGTGGTATATGTCTTCAGACAAGAAAGATAGGAAACCTTCCGCGAGTATTTCTTAACTATGATTTTGTTTTTTTGTATCTTGTACTAAAAGAACATTTTAAAGTCAAAGATGAGTTAGGAAAAACAAGGTGTATTGCTCACCCACTTAAGGAAAGGTTCTTTTTGAAACCTAATGAAATCTTGGAATATGTGAGCAACCAAATGGTTTTTTTGAGTTTTTTCAAGCTTTATGATAATATTCTTGATGAAAAGAATGTATTTAGTTATATTCCTTATAGTATTCTGAAATTGTATATAAATAAGATAACAAAATCACATCGAGAACCGTTTGAGAAGATAAAAGAATTGTTTAAAAAACAAATGTCTCTTGAGAAAAATGGCTATAAAAGTATAGATGAACTTGCACACAATTTTGGTAATATTTTAGCCGAAATATTTGCTTACAATGACCAAGAACTTTTGAAACAGATTGGGTATTATACAGGTGTGTGGGTATACATCATCGATGCTATTGACGACTATATTGATGATGTGAAGAAAAAGAGATATAATTGTCTGAAATACCACTTTGAAAAGTGTAGGCAGGATAAAAGACTTTTTGAATATGAACTCAGCATTCTGAAGGTAAGTTTGGAAAATTATCTTGCCATATTAAGCGACTATATTAAGGGGTATAATAATTCAATACTGGACAACATTGTTCAGGTAGGTATGTACTCAAAAACACAGCAGGTCTTAGAGCGTTTTACAACAAACTTCTTTAAGGAGTTGAAGGAGTAA
- a CDS encoding J domain-containing protein: MRDPYEVLGVRKGASKEEIKKAYLDLVKKYHPDKFKDNPLRELAEEKLKEINEAYNILMNDQYSNYEYSTYEQTSLYQQVRDLIMQGNIAQAESLLNQNPRNDAEWFYLMGIIYQKRGWINQAYRFFLEAYNRDPGNYEYRRAKEQFEMASRNYEWSAYNRGYRRHDDCDICTICQIIACWECCCDNDIGC, encoded by the coding sequence ATGAGAGACCCATATGAGGTTTTGGGTGTGAGAAAAGGTGCTTCAAAGGAAGAAATAAAAAAAGCTTATCTTGATCTTGTAAAAAAGTACCATCCCGATAAGTTTAAGGACAATCCTTTAAGAGAACTTGCAGAAGAAAAGTTAAAAGAGATAAATGAAGCATATAATATCCTTATGAACGATCAATATTCAAACTATGAATACTCTACATACGAACAAACCTCTCTCTACCAACAGGTGAGAGACTTGATTATGCAGGGTAATATAGCTCAAGCAGAAAGTCTGCTAAATCAAAACCCTCGAAATGACGCAGAATGGTTCTATTTGATGGGAATAATATATCAAAAAAGAGGATGGATAAATCAAGCATACCGATTTTTTCTTGAAGCCTATAATCGTGACCCTGGAAATTATGAGTACAGACGCGCAAAAGAACAGTTTGAAATGGCTTCAAGAAATTATGAATGGTCAGCATACAATAGGGGATATAGAAGACATGATGACTGCGACATTTGTACAATATGTCAGATAATTGCATGTTGGGAATGTTGTTGTGATAACGATATAGGTTGCTAA
- a CDS encoding M16 family metallopeptidase — protein MIKLHTLSNGIRLVYEKIDTVKTVSIGIWVLAGSRYETKKINGISHFIEHILFKGTKNRSAKEIVYEIESIGGQINAFTAKEYTCFYVRVLDEFLQKGFDILSDLILNPVIALEEMEKEKTVIIEEINMTKEDPEEILYQSLNNLIWKNQTLSYPIIGKESTVKKIDRNKIENYMRERYIPQNIVISVAGNFEEEKLIEFAEMYFGDWKCSNSKKDSFDFISKPAFNRGAVIKNKKVDQAHLAITFEGFGQEDEKVYELLVLSNILGGGMSSRLFQRIREELGLVYSITSFVSTFKDAGVLIIYAGTNPKNISAVYKEIMSQLRLFLKGEILLDEVEVAKQQIKGSIIFGLENTSSRMSNMGKNMLLLNKIMELEHITKIIDSIDYIKVIDTAREVLSKEFSVAVVGNKREMDLKIFEQRILTQ, from the coding sequence GTGATAAAACTTCACACACTTTCAAACGGTATAAGGCTTGTATATGAAAAAATTGATACAGTAAAAACTGTGAGTATAGGGATTTGGGTCTTGGCTGGTTCAAGGTATGAGACAAAAAAGATAAATGGAATTTCTCATTTTATAGAGCATATTTTATTCAAAGGCACTAAAAATAGAAGTGCGAAAGAAATTGTATATGAAATTGAATCAATTGGTGGACAGATAAATGCTTTTACTGCAAAGGAGTATACATGTTTTTATGTAAGGGTTTTAGATGAGTTTTTACAAAAAGGTTTTGATATTTTGTCAGACTTAATTTTAAATCCTGTCATTGCTTTAGAAGAGATGGAAAAAGAGAAAACAGTAATTATTGAAGAAATCAACATGACAAAAGAGGACCCTGAAGAGATACTGTATCAGTCACTTAATAATTTGATATGGAAAAACCAGACTCTTTCGTATCCTATAATTGGAAAAGAATCAACTGTAAAAAAGATAGATAGAAATAAAATTGAAAATTATATGAGAGAAAGATATATTCCTCAAAACATTGTAATATCTGTTGCTGGTAATTTTGAAGAAGAGAAGCTTATAGAGTTTGCAGAGATGTACTTTGGAGATTGGAAGTGTTCAAACAGTAAAAAAGATAGCTTTGATTTTATTTCAAAACCAGCTTTTAATAGAGGTGCTGTCATTAAAAACAAGAAGGTTGACCAAGCTCATTTGGCAATTACATTTGAAGGTTTTGGGCAGGAAGATGAAAAGGTGTATGAGCTTTTGGTTTTATCCAATATTCTTGGTGGGGGAATGAGCTCACGGCTTTTCCAGCGAATAAGAGAGGAGTTGGGACTTGTATATAGCATAACCTCGTTTGTGAGCACATTCAAAGATGCTGGAGTTCTTATTATCTATGCAGGAACAAACCCGAAAAATATTTCAGCAGTATACAAAGAAATCATGAGTCAGCTACGTCTCTTTTTAAAAGGAGAAATCTTACTTGATGAGGTTGAAGTTGCCAAACAGCAGATAAAAGGGAGTATTATATTTGGTCTTGAAAACACAAGCAGCCGAATGTCAAATATGGGGAAAAATATGTTACTTTTAAACAAAATTATGGAACTTGAACACATTACAAAGATTATAGATTCAATTGACTATATAAAGGTTATTGACACAGCAAGAGAAGTTTTATCAAAGGAATTTTCAGTTGCTGTTGTTGGGAATAAAAGAGAAATGGATTTAAAAATCTTTGAACAAAGAATATTGACACAATAG
- the dut gene encoding dUTP diphosphatase, with protein MVLRVKRAKDAKDLPLPTYISSGAAGMDLFACVEKEEIINPGEIKLIRTGLYIELPEGYEAQVRPRSGLALKHGITVLNSPGTIDSDYRGEIGVILINLGNEPFVVKRGDRIAQMVISKFERVAKIEEAEELSTTSRADRGFGSSGL; from the coding sequence ATGGTCCTGAGGGTAAAAAGAGCAAAGGATGCAAAGGATCTACCGCTTCCAACATATATTTCAAGCGGGGCGGCGGGAATGGATCTGTTTGCGTGTGTTGAAAAAGAAGAGATTATAAACCCTGGTGAGATAAAGCTCATCAGAACAGGTCTTTACATTGAACTTCCGGAAGGATATGAAGCGCAGGTACGACCTCGCAGTGGCCTTGCTTTAAAACATGGTATCACTGTTTTAAATTCTCCTGGAACAATCGATAGTGATTACAGGGGGGAGATAGGAGTAATATTAATTAACCTTGGCAATGAACCTTTTGTAGTAAAGAGAGGAGATAGGATAGCTCAGATGGTAATATCAAAGTTTGAAAGGGTAGCAAAGATCGAAGAGGCAGAAGAGCTATCAACAACCTCCAGAGCAGACAGAGGATTTGGTTCAAGTGGTTTATAG
- a CDS encoding PRC-barrel domain-containing protein, translating to MLLSEIKNSKPVVSQQSGRIVGSSELLELIIDDEGNILSIELKKKRGFRWETEVIPWNDIIVIGEDVIIANIKEEEPE from the coding sequence ATGCTTTTGAGCGAAATAAAAAATTCAAAACCCGTTGTATCTCAGCAGTCAGGCAGAATTGTAGGAAGTTCTGAGTTGTTAGAGTTAATAATTGACGACGAAGGGAATATACTGAGCATTGAGCTAAAAAAGAAACGGGGATTTAGGTGGGAGACAGAAGTAATTCCATGGAATGATATTATTGTGATAGGTGAGGATGTAATAATTGCAAATATAAAAGAGGAGGAACCTGAATGA
- a CDS encoding Lrp/AsnC family transcriptional regulator has translation MNIEIKVLEILEQNPKLSAQEIAVMLGEDKENIEEVIKKLEQDKVIVKYHTIVNWEKTEKEVVEAIVEVKVTPQRGFGYDAIAKRIYKFPEVKAVYLLSGDYDLHVVVEGKSMKDIAQFVGSKLAPLEYVLSTATHFIMKKYKDAGVILEDGEKDDREVITL, from the coding sequence ATGAACATTGAAATAAAGGTTTTGGAGATTTTAGAACAAAATCCAAAACTCTCTGCTCAAGAGATTGCAGTAATGCTTGGCGAAGATAAGGAAAACATTGAAGAGGTTATAAAAAAGCTTGAACAAGATAAGGTTATTGTAAAGTATCATACAATTGTAAACTGGGAAAAAACTGAAAAAGAAGTGGTTGAAGCAATTGTTGAGGTGAAAGTAACTCCCCAGAGAGGGTTTGGTTATGACGCCATTGCTAAAAGAATTTATAAGTTTCCTGAAGTAAAAGCTGTATATTTGCTTTCGGGAGATTATGACCTGCACGTTGTTGTAGAGGGCAAGAGCATGAAAGATATTGCTCAGTTTGTTGGTTCTAAACTTGCACCACTTGAATATGTTCTTTCAACAGCAACCCACTTTATTATGAAAAAGTACAAAGATGCAGGTGTGATACTTGAAGATGGCGAAAAGGACGACAGGGAGGTTATAACACTGTGA
- a CDS encoding aminotransferase class I/II-fold pyridoxal phosphate-dependent enzyme encodes MSNLEKYISKSVQSVPPSGIRKFFDIVSEMKDALSLGVGEPDFVTPWNIREMGIYSIEEGHTHYTSNFGLLELRKEISRYLKDRFDLSYPNYRDQILVTVGASEAIDIALRSIVNPGDEVLIPEPCFVSYKPCVIFAGGVPIEIETRPENDFKLRAEDILPKISSRTKAIILSYPNNPTGAIMTKDDLKEIVDILKDKDILVISDEIYAELTYEGSHVSIANFPEMKEKTIVINGFSKAFAMTGWRLGFVAANEVFIKAMAKVHQYIIMSAPTFSQYAAIEALKNGLSEVEKMKEEYNRRRRYMVNRFNKMGLECFEPKGAFYVFPSIKSTGLPSEEFAERLLYEQKVAVVPGTAFGRSGEGFIRCSYAYSIETIKQALDRIEKFVLSLKTQGVFQQTHENNVVVEK; translated from the coding sequence GTGAGTAATTTAGAAAAATATATTTCAAAGAGCGTTCAAAGCGTTCCACCCTCAGGTATTAGGAAATTTTTTGATATTGTATCTGAAATGAAGGATGCCCTATCACTTGGAGTTGGTGAACCTGATTTTGTAACTCCATGGAACATTCGCGAGATGGGGATATATTCTATTGAAGAAGGACATACCCACTATACATCAAATTTCGGGCTTCTGGAGCTGAGAAAAGAGATTAGCAGGTATTTGAAAGATAGATTCGACCTTAGTTATCCAAATTACAGAGATCAGATTTTAGTAACTGTTGGGGCAAGCGAAGCAATCGATATTGCTTTAAGAAGTATAGTAAATCCTGGTGATGAGGTTTTGATTCCTGAACCCTGTTTTGTTTCATACAAACCATGTGTAATTTTTGCAGGTGGTGTACCGATAGAGATTGAAACAAGACCGGAAAACGACTTTAAACTTAGAGCAGAGGATATTTTGCCCAAAATATCTTCCAGAACTAAGGCTATTATTTTATCTTATCCCAATAACCCAACAGGTGCTATTATGACAAAAGATGATTTAAAAGAAATTGTTGACATATTAAAAGATAAAGATATCTTAGTAATTTCCGACGAAATATATGCTGAGCTTACATATGAAGGAAGCCATGTTTCAATTGCTAATTTCCCTGAAATGAAAGAAAAGACTATTGTTATAAATGGTTTTTCAAAAGCCTTTGCCATGACAGGTTGGAGACTTGGATTTGTTGCTGCCAATGAGGTTTTTATTAAAGCGATGGCAAAGGTACATCAGTACATTATAATGAGTGCTCCTACATTTTCTCAGTATGCTGCTATTGAAGCACTTAAAAATGGGCTTTCAGAGGTTGAGAAAATGAAAGAGGAGTATAACAGAAGAAGACGCTACATGGTGAACAGATTTAACAAGATGGGACTTGAGTGTTTTGAACCAAAAGGCGCATTTTATGTTTTTCCATCTATAAAGTCCACTGGTCTTCCTTCTGAGGAGTTTGCAGAAAGGCTTTTGTACGAACAAAAAGTAGCAGTTGTGCCAGGTACTGCATTTGGGAGGTCAGGAGAAGGGTTTATAAGATGTTCATATGCCTATTCGATTGAAACCATAAAACAAGCTTTGGACAGAATAGAAAAGTTTGTTTTAAGTCTCAAAACTCAAGGTGTCTTCCAGCAAACTCATGAAAATAATGTGGTAGTGGAGAAGTAA
- a CDS encoding RluA family pseudouridine synthase has product MKLIYVVKKEDLNMTYKQILQKRLFFSSTLMSRLKAHGQIRFIPPIYSVHQYPQENAVIEVDLIFSKSNIVPVEGSIDILYEDNFFLFVNKPSGLPSHPSKGHYFDTIANYVEYYLNSKNLTSHIINRLDKDTSGIVVFAKNSYFHSIVSYEFEKRRVDKTYIAIVHGILTKKSGLIEKPIKRSDDGIKREIHQDGSFAFTYYEVIDTFENFSVLKLKPITGRTHQLRVHLSSIGHPIVGDCIYGKEKTQNTPLLLHAYSIRFNFKLISNKAYDITSPLPHYFHEFAGRHLEF; this is encoded by the coding sequence ATGAAGCTAATATACGTGGTAAAAAAAGAAGATTTGAACATGACATATAAACAAATATTGCAAAAAAGACTCTTTTTTTCTTCAACGCTGATGAGCAGGTTAAAGGCACATGGTCAAATAAGGTTTATTCCTCCAATCTATTCTGTGCATCAATATCCACAAGAAAATGCTGTAATTGAAGTCGATTTGATATTTTCCAAATCAAACATAGTTCCTGTTGAAGGAAGCATAGACATATTGTATGAGGACAACTTCTTTTTATTTGTAAACAAACCTTCTGGTTTACCTTCACACCCTTCTAAAGGACATTACTTTGATACAATCGCAAACTATGTTGAGTATTATTTAAATTCTAAAAACCTTACTTCACACATTATAAACAGGTTAGATAAAGATACATCAGGGATAGTTGTATTTGCTAAAAATTCTTACTTTCACAGCATCGTTTCATATGAGTTTGAAAAAAGACGAGTTGATAAGACATATATTGCAATTGTTCACGGAATACTCACAAAAAAAAGCGGGCTTATTGAAAAACCCATTAAACGCTCAGATGATGGCATCAAAAGAGAAATTCATCAAGATGGAAGTTTTGCCTTCACCTACTACGAAGTTATTGATACTTTTGAAAACTTTTCAGTGTTAAAGTTAAAACCAATAACGGGCAGAACACATCAACTAAGAGTTCACTTATCATCAATTGGTCATCCAATTGTGGGAGATTGTATTTACGGTAAAGAAAAAACACAAAATACTCCTTTGCTTCTTCACGCTTATTCAATAAGATTTAATTTCAAACTAATTAGTAATAAAGCCTACGATATTACTTCTCCACTACCACATTATTTTCATGAGTTTGCTGGAAGACACCTTGAGTTTTGA